From a single Nymphaea colorata isolate Beijing-Zhang1983 chromosome 4, ASM883128v2, whole genome shotgun sequence genomic region:
- the LOC116253647 gene encoding leucine-rich repeat extensin-like protein 5 translates to MEGFTYSSCGGSRDSSPRSRDIDDENQPWDESSAGNYKVKFICSFGGKIHPRPHDNQLAYIGGDTKIISIDRDAKFDDVVVRLSAQWSTNVSFKYQLPDEDLDALISVTNDEDLEHLMMEYDRLCRGSASKPARLRLFLFPVDSAPTLPSAPSSGAESKPDQKWFVDALNSAPVQGLNRSTGSSDSPDFLFNLEKGPAGRPRDEIPVPDSAPAVANPPLLDSRDYLPQPTVIPAAKRDQRSSPEPTMATVVPGMHPAELQRQIHEFQRMQIANQEHQAAVMFQRKQEESLGRNLPSAPAYPPREGPSGGAAIASQGDYYGRVQEKNRYDPAPPAPQQASAPPVGSAYWAPSMPDRQAPAPEHPVYILQPQPPPPATAGLYPTSSNRPQGYFAVPPKMMAQPQPHPATAGFVVDPYGMGPAAAKMGPVPQPYPEGAPRQGIDPPPAFSHVVYDSSGGARAVYYTPAPGAAPSAYHAMGVDLRQPQPPPNQPSQDGGRSRPSSQG, encoded by the coding sequence ATGGAGGGCTTCACGTACTCGTCTTGCGGTGGGTCGAGGGACTCGTCGCCGAGGTCTCGCGATATCGACGACGAGAACCAGCCATGGGACGAGTCGTCGGCGGGGAACTATAAGGTTAAGTTCATCTGCAGCTTCGGCGGGAAGATCCACCCTCGTCCCCACGACAACCAGCTCGCCTACATCGGCGGCGACACCAAGATCATCTCCATCGACCGCGACGCCAAGTTCGACGACGTGGTGGTGCGGCTCTCCGCCCAGTGGAGTACCAACGTGTCGTTCAAGTACCAGCTCCCGGATGAGGACCTCGACGCCCTCATCTCCGTCACCAACGACGAAGACCTCGAGCACCTGATGATGGAGTACGATCGCCTTTGCAGGGGATCCGCCTCCAAGCCGGCACGCCTCcgcctcttcctcttccccgTCGACTCCGCTCCCACGCTTCCCTCGGCTCCCAGTTCCGGCGCCGAGAGCAAGCCCGACCAGAAGTGGTTCGTCGATGCGCTGAATTCTGCCCCCGTCCAGGGCCTGAATCGCAGTACGGGATCATCAGACAGCCCTGACTTTCTCTTCAACCTGGAGAAAGGGCCCGCCGGACGGCCGCGAGACGAGATTCCGGTCCCCGATTCCGCTCCGGCGGTCGCCAATCCCCCTCTCCTTGATTCGCGGGACTACTTGCCTCAGCCGACCGTCATCCCCGCGGCTAAGCGGGACCAGCGGTCTTCGCCGGAGCCGACGATGGCGACCGTAGTTCCCGGCATGCACCCGGCGGAGCTTCAGAGGCAAATCCATGAGTTCCAGAGGATGCAAATTGCGAACCAGGAGCACCAAGCGGCAGTTATGTTCCAGCGAAAGCAAGAAGAGTCCCTCGGCCGGAACCTTCCGTCGGCACCGGCATACCCTCCAAGAGAGGGCCCCAGCGGTGGCGCTGCAATCGCATCACAGGGAGATTACTACGGGCGAGTCCAGGAGAAGAACCGGTACGACCCGGCTCCACCGGCACCGCAACAGGCGAGCGCTCCTCCCGTGGGATCGGCCTACTGGGCACCGTCGATGCCTGATCGTCAAGCGCCGGCACCAGAACATCCGGTCTACATATTACAACCACAGCCGCCGCCGCCGGCGACGGCTGGATTGTATCCGACGAGCTCCAACCGTCCGCAGGGATACTTCGCAGTGCCGCCAAAGATGATGGCGCAGCCGCAACCTCACCCTGCCACCGCAGGCTTCGTGGTGGATCCGTACGGGATGGGGCCCGCCGCTGCCAAGATGGGCCCTGTCCCCCAGCCGTACCCGGAGGGGGCGCCGCGCCAGGGGATAGACCCGCCGCCGGCGTTCTCACACGTCGTTTACGACTCGTCAGGCGGGGCCAGGGCGGTCTACTACACCCCTGCTCCGGGGGCGGCGCCATCGGCCTACCACGCGATGGGCGTCGACCTCCGCCAGCCACAGCCACCGCCTAATCAGCCCAGCCAGGATGGTGGCAGGAGCAGGCCGTCCTCCCAGGGTTGA